The genomic region AATGCTACCCTCCCTAATTTCCCGTTTTACTGCGAAACCTTACATGTTCTAAAATTCAGTTGAAACTTTAACGCACATCACTTCGTACAGACTGCGCATGTCAGTTCTCGACCGTTCACGTACGGAGGACAAGGAAGAGATCCACACACGGCCTCTACAAGATAGAACAAATTGCCGTTATGGTTGTGGCTACTGCCAGTAGGCTCTGCGTTGTGGTCGACACACAGGTACATGTTCCTTCCAGAATGAGTATGGTGTTCTGTCATGAGATATCCATAATATGCTCTACTCCATCCAGTGGGACAGATGCTCTTTGCTGGTAACATGAACTGAGTGTTCTTATTGGCATCGTGACACACAGCACAAGGAACATCGTACTGATACAATCCTTTATTGATGAATGGTTGAATGCCATGAGGAAGTTCGTATTCTGATCCATAAATATAACTTGCTCCTTGGTGACCGTCTTTGTAATATCCCCATACAGGATCAAGTGGAAGGCACTGAGTGTTAGCTCCACCTCCGCGATGACTGTGGTCTGATCCAGCAGCGATGCCCGAGTAAAGAGTCTGAACACCACGAGCAGAGCAATTGTTTCTTCCCCATTGAATATACGTGGTACCAGTCAATCCAGACCTTAGACTGGCAGCTGAAACATAAATCAAAGATTCGCACACATTAGTAGGCAGAAGAGCAGAATTTTAGACAATCTGGGAATAGAGAGGTCATATTTTAAAGAGTACGACTTATTGTTATGTATGATAGTTAGCTTACGCAAAACGTCGATGTAACAAACTATCTACCTGCATGCATTTGTAAGCTGCTCATGGTCATTACAGTATTAGTTAGTCTAAAAATACAAAACTCATCTTAGTTGCTATTTTACATTTACATTCACTAATCGAATGTATAGCTGACAATAGTAAATTTAAAAACAACGCTAGCAAATTACAACTTGAGCAATTCACAGAGCCTAGACAGATAACAATGACATGGGCTTACGCCTTCCTGtttctcctctctctcccttccCTCCATCAGCTCCTTTTTCTCCTTCAGGGCCGGATTTTCCCTCAATGCCAGGAGCTCCCGGACTGccttaaatttatatatatatatatattatatatattaacaTTTAAACCCGTTTTCATCGTCCTGTCAGTTGTTACCCATTCCAATGTCTCCTCGTGATCCTTTGGCTCCTACTGTTCCTGGCAAGCCTGGAATTCCAGGAATTCCCTGAATTCCTTCACGTCAGAGTAGCTAAAACACCGTTTTCTATTATATCCTTTAATGGCTCTTTCTCACCGTCTCTTCCATTAAATCCTAGGAaagcaaacaataaatattattgATGTAAAGCTACATCAGTTTTATGTGTCTTACCGTCTCTTCCAGGGGGGCCACGTGGACCTGTTAAAAACAAACATGagctaaaaataaaataaaaagaTTTATGAAAAACTTTAAACAAACCTGGTACGTAGTGTACATGAACCTTTTCCATTTTTGGACTCTGTTGAACAAGTCACATAACgtaaatcaaaatttattgAAATCACTTAACAATTATTGTTTTCCTGTGTTGGTGTGCTACTGCCCTTGTCCGCCACAACGAGAGCGGCACTTGTCATAATAAACATGACCATATTGCATGTCAAAAATGCCATCGTAATTCTCCAAGAAATGTCTTGCACTTGACTCTTTCTTAAACCAAATAGGCGGTCGCCTGTACTGCGATGCAATGAACTGAATTTGTGTGCTGCAAGTCGCTCTTTATATCTAGTCTAGACAGTCGTACGATGCACGGGAATACGTGTTAGCCGCTGTTTGCTACAATACGACACACGACACTTTGAGTCCCACGCAGATAATGATGTCATCACAATGACGTTATTCCTGCTTTTGTTGGTTAATTACTGACGAAATTAGCTACAGCTGGAAGTTGAGACTGGCATTTTTCTATAGAATTTCAGTGCTTCTAAGCATTATATAGGCACCTATTCACGTTAGGCTTGTCTTGAATGTGTGAAGATACGTAGGATTACTAACGTCTCACGTGACTATAGACGTGATTGCTTTGGTACCTAAATGTTTGGCGCATCACACTACCGTTACTTGCCGTGTATTACAAACGCAAACATTTCAAGATTGCATCAATGACGCCCTAAACTATGCGTATACGATGATGTCGGTCGTGCGTTATTCCGTTACATCCACTGTATGTAAGTACTAAactaccccccccccccctctcttaaacatcttcctacgccactgctaAGTAGAGAGCTAACCTTGGGCTAAACGTGACGGTTGAGCTTTGGGAGAGGGTTAGAGCAGGCCTTACGGAGTAACAGCCTGTACATCCGCGGCCTGCCGCGCCAATATTTTAAATACGCGATTTGGACTTAGCCGAAGGTgctttggtgtacgaggcAAACAGCGCGACCTTTCATCTTtagtactactactactaagtGGATATGTTACAACCACGATTTGACATAAAGGAAGTGCTGTCTTTCTTCGCACCTTCCGggcagtaacctgcaccgtttattcaaAAGGGACCTCAGTTTTGAACGTTgtctgctgaacgttgttttcttggcaccaatcgacttcaaatatatTCGACCGCAACTAAGGTGATTTATAATTTCTAGGCTTTGCGGTTatacaaatttctaatttcttgAAATCTTTACTGAGTGATGTACTACGTACATTAGCAACTGGACTGAATTTTTGAGCGTCAATATTTGCACTGTTGTAATcatgtacatatacatatgtatatgtatatgtatatgtatatgtatatgtatatgtatatgtatatgtatatatatatatatatatatatatatatatatatatatatatatgtatgtatgtatgtatgtatgtatgtatgtatgtatgtatgtatgtatgtatgtttgtatgtatgtatgtatgtatgtatgtttgtatgtatgtatgtatgtatgtatgtatgtatgtatgtatgtatgtatgtatgtatgtatgtatgtatgtatgtatgtaccaGGAGACGTATATCATCCAGATTTCATGGATGGTCAAACTCAATATTTTGATGCTACAATCCTTAACTCTTTACAGCCTTTTTATATATATGAAGCCAATGTTACCACAGCAGGTGGtcattttttatttactagtttttaattaaatctcTAGGTTTCATATCATCTTTCACTCTAAAGACTTTGAAACGAACATGTTGaaagacatcatcaatcagTGGAATACCGTTTCCTCGAGCTTTCAAGAATACGTTagaacagttgtctgtaaaCCTATCGTGCTACAACGCCAAGATGATAATTGCATATATGGAATTAGAATTTCTAAAGGTTCGTAGTTGGGATTTGCCTACTTGACTTCAGAGAGATGTTGGGAGGGATGTTGGCGTATTGGGGTAttgtaaaatattatttttgtatacatatatatacatatatataaatttatatttataatttatatatttatattttctaTGGCATGCCTAATTCATGCCTAATGCATGCCTACGCATAAACATCTAACTATTTCCAACAACTGAGTCTCTACTATTTAGTGCTAAACGTCTAACTATTTCAAACAAATCACAAGCACCATCAGCATCTGAACTGTCAGAGCCTGAAATGTCAGAGTCTGACTCAGGTGAGTGGTGGAAACGATTTTCCTGTAGTAGCCTTCTAGGTTTCTTCGTCAGACAAAAGAAGACCAAGCGATGATCATTTATTACTCGAGGCTCGGATTTTCGGGCTGAAGGTATATAGTAACGTTCGATAACCGAACGACCGAGCgaccgaccgtatatatagtcgattagcgcagatgcaaatcaatctattccgaccaattgacgagaagtggtgtcactACCGACCAATAGCCgaacatgatgacatcatgaggctccacctttctttgtttggtagctgctactgGGCAACAGTCAGACGTCTATctagagaagcggcacaaacaacaagttagaaaagctgcacaaagtaCGAGACTTTTTATATTCTTGTGAGCTGTAAAATCGGTGGTaagctgcttgttttgctttacatttgtaacatatgttACCCacccacaaacagaacaatgaccacgcccgttacttcatcacgtaagccgaagattgccagccagggtagcgtcgaggctctccggcttgtaacatttggcacttggaaacaactacatttgtaacatacatttagaaacaacgcctaatctagctgcatttgtaacgttcccatatctaattttgttttagctCTGGTATCTGGCCACTCCTAAAACCGCCCATAGTtgcgacctcaaaagctgcacaaacaatcagctgcacaaagaaccgacgagcgaaggttgtaaCATTATCCTTGTTCCATCAATAATGTCATCTCCTGAAAGCTCAAAATGTTGTAGGTGCGTGAAATCGTGTTCTGttcactgaaaatcagtgctTCTCCTTTTGCATACCTATCTACCCGAAAGCTGATTTTCCTATGTGCTCTAGACTTTCctgctgcttcttttgttcCGATCTAACCAAAAGCTGGTTTTCGTATGTGCTCTATACTTTCGCTGTTCGTGGCGGTTAGTTAGTATTGTTtaaaccattctgtcatagcacgactaattaccttcaaggtgcatactggccgagggtttgcacttctagtgttCTTCTTTTATTTATTCATGATAGAACTAGCTTAAAATCTTACAAATAGAATAATTGCACCAACTTTCTATCAAAATCGAAGAGTTCCAGATTTTACTGACTCGGGGCGCGGGCCAAGTGTGCCGTGTGCTGGATCCGTCACTGTGGATTACATATATAAGAATATTAATTATGCCTCGAAACATAAAATACCATTCTAGTAAGCTGCACATTCTATCAGATGTTGATAGAGCTTAATTGCTGCtttagacatgcagatttcataaacagcaacaactctagctgtagtcttcgagttgttctctacgataCAAGAGAAACTAATAAGATAGGATTGCACCGCGttcataccagtctggtctttagtgaaacatttaagaaaccaaatccgatctttagatagccgatttctggctacgcggcacacagcgacatcaaaggctgttaattcaccagaccccatttcgcgcGGAAGGATGACGTGgcgaaaagggtctggctacgctaGACTAGGTTTGTTTGCGTATATggaaataaaaaaaattaaatttacttGATTTAATCTACTAATATTTTATGAGTAAGTGATACCTATTTTAATTGCTTAAGTCTTTAAGTAGAATTTAGGGATAAAATAATTgataattaacaaataatgtAGTTTCAATTCTAAATTTATTACTCATTACGTTTGACTGTcaaaaaataacaaataagGAATGTCTAGACTATTTTCCATCATTGCAGTTTGTGAATGGAAACAAATCAGAAAATTAGAATTAAAACAATGGTACCTAATTCGGTCATTCTATTTCTAAGTTGTACTCAAAGtagaacacagacaaacagacagagagacaaacgtAAAGAcaaaagacatacatacagacagacagacggagagacagacagacagacagacagacagacagacagacagacagacatacaagcagacaaacagacagacaaacacagattgacagacagacaaactgaagctaacaggcagactgacaaacagacagaacttGTCATGCacctacaaacaataaattgCCGTAAATAATACTTCAAACAGATGTGCATGATTACTATCCAACTTTTCTATACTACACAATTACAAAACAATTTCGCTTTCCAAATAATATTGAATATAAATTTCTTACTTTATAAAAACTTTTAGTCAAATTTTAATATACGCAAACTATTATCACAATCAATTTACATACCAAATGTATAGTTTTACCAGAGAGTTGCTGATACTAAGTTATTGATGAGGACGTAGATCTCAAGCAGCCACCAAAGATTATGGCAATCTAAGACGACTCATAAACTCCAAGAAACGTAGCTTACTAAGAAAACGATCACTGCATGCAATGTGCATCATACAGCCCTTAGCTTGAAACTTGGACAAACACTTGCACATATACTCGAGCTTCTCAATTTAAAACTATTGAAACAATTCAGACCACATATAATTCCGACTAAGACACCAACTAATGTGTAGATACTAATACCGTTTTATCGGTTAGCAATACGACCAAGAGACTATTGATACATAAAACAATGCCTCATTCGAGTATATATAGTCACCACTTAATCTTTGTCCATCAGACGAAGCGCGTTAACGCGATAAACTTGCTTGTTTCCGCTTGTGGTGACGTATCCATCGTAGTTGCATGTAAGGTAGAGGTTATCACGTCCGCCCTGTACGTTGCAGTGCAAATATATCTCATCTCCATCGCGGATTTCCTCGCCCTTCTCTTTGTAACGCGACTCTATTCTCCACTGCATCGTATCCACTCCACCTCCATGAAGCTTAACCTCTTGTACGGTGTCACGGTAAAAGCAATAATCTGGAGAAGTAATCCAGCTGCCGGGGAAACGGTAAACGTAACCGTAACCCAAATAGTTGAGAGCTACAGTGTCACCAATCTTTAATACCGTCTCAGAAATAGAAATGGTTTGAGAGCAAATCTCTTCCGGTATCTCATCTCGTTCAAATATCTTTGCTACTGATCCGTCCGTCTTTTGAATGTCACTGCAGGTCACCCACAAGCCCTTCGGAGATTTCTTACCCCCGCGAATCGACCAGTTTCCGCCAAGGCTTCGGTTGGTCACTGTGACGGTGTCTCTACTGCGAATTGTGCGAAGAGCATCGAAGCTGTGCCTTATGCTTCTCTCAACCTCGGAGTACTTGAAGTAGTCTTTGGCGTCGTCGCACTGTTTCTCGATATCTGGAGTTTGCGAGTCGTCTCTCAAACTCTCGAGCGTCGTAAAGGCGCACAGCATTTTGATACCTTCCACGTACGGCAAAAATACTGCATaaacattgaaaacaaaatCACCAGGTTTGAACTCAGCCTCTTTGGCGACGTCTTGCATTAGCGTCGAATTGGGATTGACAAGAAACCGAGACAACATGTTGACATTTTCCTTCATGTGAGGAATCTGGAAAGCCATTTGTTCGACGTCATTCTTATCTAGAGCCTCTTTGCAAGCGATCACACTCTCGACAGCCTTTCCTACGCTCTCACTGTATCGACTTCGAGAGACTTTGCCAGGAACGCCTCTGGTTATCAGTTGCAGTTTGGTGATCTTGTCGAACTCTTCGTCAGACACAAACTGCTCTTTGCGTTTTGGGTTAGCCGACAAGAGGGTAAAGCATTTTAAAGCCATTGCTACGCCACAATATATCATGTCGCTCGATACGGCAAAAACGTTGTCTAGGCATTCTTTTGCCGCGCTCCATCCCATACTTGTGTTCAGCTGTTGATACGCCGCTTCCGCGTTTTCGACAGTCTCTCTCAGATCCAATCGCTTCACTTCTTTTGCTACCTCGATAATGGCGCCCATCTGCTCAAAGTCAGATTCTTCGACAGGCGACTCCATCCAAGCAGCTgtgccaaacaaacaaataattaaatattttacttACACAGAACAACGCACGACTGGACGAATACACTTAGCCAGCAATAGGTGGCAGTTAAATAAAGTACGCGTActcatgcacgcacgcatacaagTTGCTGTTAAACTTAACTAGTCGAACGCTTTGGTAAagtttcatttaattaaacttttaTCATGAAGAAGCGTATCTCAAAATGGACAGAAGGTTTCCAGAATGCTCAGAGAGATTATTTCTTCTTGGCTGTGCGTTATACCCAAACGTTTTGCTCGTTCTTGACATACTCTTGCTACGTTCTTGGCTAGCATTTTGTACGAGCATTTATTGTACTATTCGGTGCTCTAGTCACTGTGTATGTCTTGTGCGAGTTGTTAAGTTCATGCAATATAGGACAGTTGCAGTCTACAGCAGTGTATACAGTAGGGCGCGCGGCGGTCTCAGCGTACGGTTTTACCATAATGCATGTTCAATACACCTATAGCTAACATTTTGCAAAAATTGACAGGATTTCTTGAAGAAAACAGCTTGCAATATAATTCGGATGATATAAAGTGCTTAATTAAGATTGTCCTTGTTACTTGTTCATACTTGTTCATAGACTAAATCACAGTGAATGCAAAATGCGACAGCTttatacaaataatttattgtttgagtttgttgCTATTAATTGGCACTTAGGCAAATAATCTTGTGGCTAGTCATTGTCAACCCTTTCATGATTCCTGTTTATTGCTGTATGTGCAATCTGCTCAGAGCACTAGACATTTGAACCAAGTTACACATTGAACATACACTCAAACTCTCAATCAATCAGTCAAGTGATTCAAACATAACCTCAAGAACGTTCTACCCaatattacatttttattAATCATAATGCAAAAGCCAAATTAAATTTGCTAAATCTGTGCGCATGACATGATTTTTCACGTTTTCTCGAATCTGCAActagcatgcatatatattatttaattaattgtatctAGCGGTATGTACCTTGTTGACTTGATCGCAAAGCTTCCAACTGCTTACCAATGTCGCGAAAAATTGGAGGCGAAATCTTCTTTGAGGCATGCAATATTTCTTCAGCTGCCACGTGTTTGCCTTCTCGTTGCTGTCTGTCCGTAATGACTGCAAGCAGTTTCTGACGCGGTGTTGGTTTGTCGTGAGTCAAACATTGCACTTCGTCTGGTTTCGCCATCTCGAGACCTAATGCGTACCATTGTGAAGAGCCACACTTTAATACGACTGACCTGATGTCAGTGAAGCTAAACTCCTTCAGTAACACTGCAAATACAAACGACAATGCTTTAGTCACCATATCTTGCCATTTTCAATTGATCAAATTAATGTTTGGTTGCTATAATTATAATACTGCAtttgcatacatgtatgtctaaTAAACTTGAAGATATTTGCTTTCGAGTACAAACAATTTTACtcatacatatatttaattaatatatttcattagatctacacacacacaaacaaacacacacacacacacacacacacacacacacacacacacacacacacacacacacaccaagagctctatggagagccatatagaaCCACGCTACTTCCTGTTGTgagacccggattagaagtctcgctacgctcggcaagtagtaccagactagagttcgcgcacTTCCCGCGCTCTTTGGTCttgaagttcgaggctagaagtttcgtcgccccattcttttgtattgtagctagggattgtgtgtatttgacaaccgagaaacaccttcagaagctgaatgccacctacagtcaactattcacacgtcccgtactacagtatgatcaatccttactacactgtactctAGAACCCTTCAATTTGAGGTTGGCATTGCAGATCATGCAGAACTCTTCCGTCTACACAAAATCGTACCACCATCACTAGCTAACTTCATATCGTATGTAGTCTCTAGTATCGCTGTGGAATGCATACCTAGCATACCTAGGAAGGTCACTAACTAAGGCTACCTCATGCACTTGCTTCTACGAGTCCTGATCGTAGTTTATGTTAAATTTTACCTGCTATGCTCTTTTTCATCTGATTGTACGTGCTGTTGCCCACTGACAGCGAACTAACGACAAGGCGTAGGTGTCTCACAAGAGGAAGTGAAGACAATTAGAATCATTAATATAAACGATTACCGAAGCTtttagcctcggtattccagactgctttttGTACGTGGTGGAAGAAAGCAGCCTAGagacagctctattgtaagtgatTTCGGAAAAGGCGTAACTGTTCAAGTCTAGAAATATCCGCTCCAATCAAAACTACCGCTCAAAAACCGCCAATCAGAGCTATATACATTGCAGACGCCAATGAGTACTC from Corticium candelabrum chromosome 10, ooCorCand1.1, whole genome shotgun sequence harbors:
- the LOC134186158 gene encoding uncharacterized protein LOC134186158, translating into MGAIIEVAKEVKRLDLRETVENAEAAYQQLNTSMGWSAAKECLDNVFAVSSDMIYCGVAMALKCFTLLSANPKRKEQFVSDEEFDKITKLQLITRGVPGKVSRSRYSESVGKAVESVIACKEALDKNDVEQMAFQIPHMKENVNMLSRFLVNPNSTLMQDVAKEAEFKPGDFVFNVYAVFLPYVEGIKMLCAFTTLESLRDDSQTPDIEKQCDDAKDYFKYSEVERSIRHSFDALRTIRSRDTVTVTNRSLGGNWSIRGGKKSPKGLWVTCSDIQKTDGSVAKIFERDEIPEEICSQTISISETVLKIGDTVALNYLGYGYVYRFPGSWITSPDYCFYRDTVQEVKLHGGGVDTMQWRIESRYKEKGEEIRDGDEIYLHCNVQGGRDNLYLTCNYDGYVTTSGNKQVYRVNALRLMDKD